The following are encoded together in the Pithys albifrons albifrons isolate INPA30051 chromosome 5, PitAlb_v1, whole genome shotgun sequence genome:
- the FGFBP1 gene encoding fibroblast growth factor-binding protein 1, protein MRIKSFGLLCVLMLVSQMLLANCEKQKERRKGRQGIKDGGKTQSESSQGNKKGWKSNGGKSSPRGKFETKEKAECTWAVTDMNAATVHVECQHGDSKFWCEFSGDPSSCAQYAANQKSYWKQVSRSLKKQKQICQDPKSVLKSKVCRKGPQSAHLRLINSSLLTAVGPAKGNKMHHTQEVVQTPAAASEKTVEHSPQDCVEDVDYIDQKKVAEEYCPESLLSFCNFFITMVQDKRC, encoded by the coding sequence ATGAGAATCAAGAGTTTTGGACTCCTTTGCGTGTTGATGCTGGTGTCCCAGATGCTGCTAGCCAATtgtgaaaaacagaaggaaagaagaaagggaagacaAGGCATAAAAGATGGTGGAAAAACCCAAAGTGAATCTAgccaaggaaacaaaaaagggtGGAAATCAAACGGAGGAAAATCATCTCCTAGAGGCAAGTTTGAAACCAAAGAAAAGGCTGAGTGCACCTGGGCAGTGACGGACATGAATGCTGCTACTGTGCACGTGGAGTGCCAACACGGGGACAGCAAGTTCTGGTGTGAATTTTCTGGAGAcccttccagctgtgcccagtaTGCAGCAAACCAGAAATCCTATTGGAAGCAAGTCTCTCGATCCCTAAAGAAGCAGAAGCAGATCTGTCAAGATCCCAAAAGTGTATTGAAATCTAAAGTATGCAGGAAAGGCCCACAAAGTGCTCACCTCAGGTTGATCAACTCAAGCCTACTAACAGCAGTGGGTCCtgccaaaggaaacaaaatgcatCACACACAAGAAGTTGTTCAGactccagcagctgcctctgaaaAAACAGTAGAACACAGTCCTCAAGACTGTGTTGAAGACGTAGATTACATTGACCAGAAAAAGGTGGCTGAGGAGTACTGTCCAGaaagtttgctttctttctgcaACTTTTTTATTACAATGGTCCAAGACAAACGATGCTAA